In Candidatus Manganitrophus noduliformans, the genomic stretch CGGCTGCATTGTTTCTCGTCTCTTCTCTTTTGACGGTCGGATTCCTTCTCGTTTCGGTCCGCCTCGTCGTGTTGCAGGTGTTCCAGCACGACGAATGGTCGAAGAGAGCCGAACGCGAGCACGAGAAGAATGTTTCGATCGAGGCGGAGCGGGGGGCCATTTACGATCGAAACGGGACCGTCCTTGCCATGAATGTCGAGGTCCCGTCGGTGTATGCCGTTCCGGGCGAGATCCGCAATTCCGCGGCGGTTTCCCGAAAGCTGGGGCCGATTTTAAAGATCGACCCGAAAAGCCTGGCGAAAAAGCTGGATGACGGAAAGAGCTTCGTTTGGCTCGCCCGGAAAATCGATCCGGCGAAGGCGGAGGAGATCCGGCTTCTTCAATTGGACGGGATCGGGTTCGTCATGGAGAGCCAGCGCTTTTATCCGAAGCGGGCCCTCTTCGGCCATCTCTTGGGATTCGCCGGTCTCGACAACCGCGGTCTGGAGGGGATCGAGCTGAAATATGACACCACCCTTCGGGGAGAGAAGGGATGGCTGGTCCTGGAGAGAGACGCCCACGGCAAATCGATCTTCCCGAAAGATCTGAATTATATCGCCCCCTCTCGCGGCAAAGATCTCCACCTCACAGTGGATGAAGTGATTCAGCATATCAGCGAGCGGGAGCTCGACCGGGTGGTCGATCAGACGCGCGCCAAGGGGGGAACGATCATCGTGATGAACCCCTGGAGCGGGGAGATCCTGGCAATGGCGGTCCGGCCGCGCTTCAATCCCAATACGGTCCGAACGCATCGACCCTCCGAGTGGCGCAACCGGGCGATCACCGACGCCTATGAGCCGGGCTCCACCTTTAAGATTGTGACCGCCGCGGCGGCGCTGGAAGAGAAGGTGGTCGATCCGAACGAGATGATCGACTGCGAGGAGGGGAGCTATCGGATCTTCGGGACGGTATTGAACGATCACGACCCGGTCGGCGTCGTCCCCTTTCGCCAGGTCATCGCGAAGTCGAGCAACATCGGAACGGCGAAGGTGGCGGAACGTCTCGGAGAGAAGCGGATGTCGAGCTACATCCGCGCCTTCGGATTCGGAGAGCGTCTCGGAATCGATCTGCTCGGGGAGATGCCCGGACTGGTCCGGGATCCGAAGCAGTGGTCGAAGCGCTCTCTCGCTTCGATCTCGATCGGTCAGGAGATCGGCGTCACCCCGCTGCAGGTGATCACCGCGGTCTCCGCCATCGCGAACGGAGGGTGGTTGATGACGCCGCATCTGGTCCGGCAGGTCAAGGAGATCGATCTTCAGCGGGTCGGCGGCGAAGGAAGAGTGGTCAAGGAGTCGTCGCCTCAGGTCCGCCGGCGGGCGGTTTCGGAGGAGACGGCCCGGGAGATGGTTCGGATTCTCGAAGGGGTCGTTTCGAAATCAGGGACAGGGCTGCTGGCGGCGATTCCGGGATATTCGGTTGCGGGAAAAACAGGCACGGCGCAGAAGATCGATCCCGCGACGGGCCGCTACTCCAGGCATGCTTTCGTCAGCTCCTTCGTCGGGTTTGCGCCGGCGGAAGATCCGGCCGTGGCGATTCTCGTGATGATCGATGAGCCGGAAGGGGACGGATGGGGGGGGACGGTCGCCGCGCCGGTCTTTTCCACGATCGGGCGGGAGGTTCTCCACTATTTGAAGGTGCCGCCGCATCCGTCGCTGAACGAGCAGGTCCTGACCGCTTCAATGAAAGGTCGAAGCGCTCCGAAGGTGCGGGGAACCGCCTCGGCCGTGAAGGTATCCGATGCGGTCGCATCGAGCGGTCTGGGAACGCGTCGCACGCCGAGGAGCGTGTTTGAAGCTGAATGACTGGTTGACCCTTTTTTCGACCGTGGCGGTCTCCGGGAAGGCCGATCTGGAGATCGAATCGATCGCATCCGATTCAAGGAAAGTCCGGCCGGGAGGACTTTTCGTCGCCGTGGCCGGGTCAAAGCAGGACGGCCGCCGGTTTATTTCGGAGGCGATCGAGCGCGGCGCGACCGTCGTTGTCGCCGAAGGGCCGGCGAATGCGCTCGACGCGACCTCTCGGAAGGAAGATCGTCCGATCACGTATATTCAGGTGTCCGATGCCCGGCAAGCGCTCGCTCATCTTTCCTCTTATTTTTACGGGAATCCGACCGATGGTCTTCATCTTATCGGGGTGACCGGCACCAATGGAAAGACGACGACGACCTTCCTGATCCAGGCGCTTTTGAGAACGGCCGGTTTCAAAACAGGACTGATCGGAACGATCCGATTCGACTTGGGGAATGCCGTCCGTCCGGCAACGCATACCACCCCCGGGGCGATGGAGCTGCAGGCGCTTTTTGCGGAGATGAGAGGGGCCGGCGCGACCCATGCGGTCATGGAAGTTTCCTCTCACGCGCTCGACCAGAGACGGGTGGAGGGATGTTGGTTCGACACGGCGATCTTTACGAACCTGACCCGGGACCACCTCGATTACCACGGAACGATCGAGGCCTACTTCGCCGCGAAGCGAAAGCTCTTCGATCAAACCGGGATGACGCTGGTGAACCTCGATGATCCTTGGGGAAGGCGAATCCGGGAAGAGATCCCGGGCCGGTGTTGGGGCTACGGGATCTCCGAGCGAGGCCAATTCTATCCGAAGTCGATGGAGATCGGTCCGGGGGGAATCAGAATGACGGTGGCAAGCCCGATGGGAGAAATGGAAATCCGATCTCCTCTCGTCGGGCGCTATAACGTCTACAACCTGTTGGCGGCGATCGGGGCGGGGGCGGCGTTGGAATTGTCAAAAGAGTCGATCATCGCCGGCGTGGCGGCGATGGCCGGGGTGCCGGGGCGGTTCGAGAAAATCGACGCCGGCCAGCCGTTTCTGGTCATCGTCGATTATGCGCACACCGAAGATGCGCTCGATCGACTGCTTCAAGCGGTGTCGGATATTCACCCCCGCCGGATCATCACCGTCTTCGGCTGCGGCGGCGACCGCGATCGGGGAAAGCGGCCGAAGATGGGGGCGGTTTCGGCCCGCCACAGCGATGTGACGGTGCTGACCTCCGACAATCCGAGGGGCGAGCCGCCGATGGCGATCATTCAAGAAATCGAGGCCGGGCTTCGATCGGCCGACTCCTCGGCGGAGTATCAGGTTATTCCCGATCGTCGCGAGGCGATCGAGCGGGCCGTCCGTCTCGCCGCGGAGGGGGACGCGGTCGTGATCGCCGGCAAGGGCCACGAAGACTATCAGATCATCGGGAATGAGCGCCTTCCCTTTGACGATCGGGAAGTCGCCCGGACCGCGCTGACCGCCCGTGTGGGACGAAAATGAAGGTTCAGGAGCAGGTGGTGTGGAGCGTTGAGGAAATTACGATTGGAAGCGGCGGCGAGCGGCGGGGGAACGCCTCGGCGGAGGTGACCGGCGTTTCGATCGATACCCGCACGCTCCGTCCGGGCGACCTTTTTGTTGCCGTCAAAGGGCCGCGGTTCGACGGCCATGACTTTGTGGCGCAGGCGTTGGAGCAGGGGGCCTCGGGCGCCGTTGTTTCCCGTCACGGATTTCAGGCTCGGGAAGGGGCTTGGCGGCCGCTTCTCGATCGCCATTTTTTGATCCTGGTGGAGGATCCCCTTACGGCGCTCCAATCTTTGGCGGCCTGGCACCGGACGCGATTCGACCTTCCGTTGATCGGGGTGACCGGGAGCAACGGGAAGACGACGACGAAAGAGATGATTGCCGCCATCCTCTCCCGGAGAGGGCCGGTCTTGAAGACGGAAGGGAATCTCAACAATCACCTCGGTCTTCCCCTTTCCCTTCTTCGTCTCGACGCAAGCCATCGGGCGGCGGTCCTGGAGATCGGAATCAGCCTCAAGGGGGAGATGCGGTGCCTCTGCGAGATCGCTCGGCCGACCGTCGGTTTGATCACCAACATCGGCCCGGCCCATCTGGAGTTCTTGGGAAGCATCGAAGGGGTAGCCGAGGAGAAGGGGTCGTTGTTCGAAGCGGTTCGTCCCGACGGCACGGCGATCATCAACCTCGACGATCCGCATCTGGCCCCCTGGGAGAAGCGGCTCTCTGTGAAGTGGACTTTTGCGCTCGACGCCCCGGCCGATGTGACGGCGACCGAGATCCGGCCCGAGGGGGCGGGGATCGGTTTTCTCCTGACCCTTCGCCGGACCGGGGAGGCGGGGCGGGTTCATCTGGCGACGTCGGGGCGGCATCAGGTGGCGAACGCGCTCGGCGCGGCCGCGGTCGCCTGCGCGTTGGGGTACCGGCTGGAGGAGATTCGCGATGGGCTCGCCGATTTCCGGCCGGTGGCGCTCCGGGCGGAGGTGCTGGAGGCGGAGGGAAAAACGCTCCTCCTCGATGCTTATAATGCCAATCCGGCCTCGATCAAGGCGGCCATCGAGATGCTCGCCGCTTTCCCGCGGCGCGAGGGGGGTTCCTCCCGGAAAATTGCGCTGCTCGGCGACATGCTCGAGTTGGGGACCTTTTCAGAGTCGGCCCACCGAGGGGTTGGAGAGGCGGCGGCACAAAACGGGATCGATCTGCTGATCGCCGTCGGTCGGTGGGCCGGCGCGGTGGCCGAGGGGGCGCGTCAGGCGGGAATGGCCGGCGAGAAGATTTCGGCGTATGCCGATCTTCCGTCGCTTCAAAAAGAGTTTTTGTCTTATCTTCGGAAAGGAGACGTGTTGTTGATTAAAGGATCGCGCGGAATGCGGATGGAAACGGTCCTGGCGTGGCTCGGGGTCGAGCGATCGGATCGGGGAAAGCGGGCGGAGACCCTCCCTCTGGAGAGGGGAAAAGATTAATGCTCTATCATCTCCTCTATCCGCTCCATACGACCTATTCGTTTTTTAACGTTTTTCGATACATCACTTTCCGGACGATTTATGCCATCGTGACCGCCTTGGTGATCTCGTTTCTGATCGGGGAGGTGGTTACCGAAATGCTCCGCCGCTATCAAATCGGCCAGCAGATCCGGAGCGACGGACCAAAATCGCACATGAGCAAATCGGGCACTCCCACGATGGGAGGGATCCTGATCCTCATCGCGATGGTCGGTTCGACGCTCCTCTGGGCCGACCTGACAAACAGATATGTTTGGCTGGTTCTGACTGCCACGGTGGGATTCGGTGCCATCGGGTTTATGGATGATTATCTGAAATGTATTCGAAAAAACACCAAAGGGCTCCTTCCCCGATACAAATTCAGCCTGCAGATCCTGGTGGCTTTGATCATCGCCCTGGGAGTCTATCGTTCTGCCGCCTACTCTCCGATTCTCTCGGTCCCTTTCTTCAAGAATATCATCCCCGATTTGGGGGCGCTCTACATTCCCTTCGCGATCCTGGTGATCGTCGGGGCCTCGAACGCGGTGAACCTGACCGACGGATTGGATGGCTTGGTCATCGGCCCGATCACCGTGACGGCGGTGGCGTATACGATCGTCGCCTATGTGACCGGCCACAGAACCTTTTCGGAGTATCTTCTGATTCCCTATATCGAGGGGGCGGGGGAGCTGTCGGTCTTCTGCGGCGCGATGATCGGGGCGAGCCTCGGCTTTCTCTGGTACAACGCCTATCCGGCGTCGATCTTCATGGGAGACGTCGGCTCGCTCCCCCTCGGCGGCGCGCTGGGAACGGTGGCGGTGATCTCGAAGCACGAATTGCTGCTCGCTTTGGTCGGCGGCATCTTTGTGATGGAGGCGCTCTCGGTGATCTTTCAGGTCGCCTCGTTCAAATCGAGCGGGAGGCGGGTCTTTCTGATGGCGCCGATCCACCACCACTTCGAACTGAAGGGGTGGAAGGAGCCGAAGATCGTCGTCCGTTTTTGGATTCTCTCGATCATTTTGGCTTTGTTGAGTTTGAGCACCCTCAAGCTGAGGTAGTATGTCCTCTTTGCTCTTCGGAGAACGAAACGGGTGATGACGCGTAACGGGGTTGCATTGAAGGAGTCATTCAAAGGAAAGCGGGTCACGGTGGTCGGGATGGGGGCCAGCGGCATGGCCGCCGCCTCACTTTTGGTCCGGGAAGGGGCCGACGTGCTCGTCGTCGACGACCGTCAAAAAACGGTCCCTTCTTCTCTCTCGCACCTTTCCCAAGGAGGGGAGGGGCTCGGCACCGTCCACTTCCGCCTCGGCGGCCGACGCGAGGAAGATCTTCTCTCCTCCGAATGCGTGGTTCTGAGCCCCGGGGTTCCTTTAAAAACCCTTCCGCTGAAGGAACTCCAGGCGCGCCGCATCCCGATCATCGGCGAGATCGAGCTGGCTTCGGCCTTCCTTTCGGCCCTCTCGGCGCCGATCATTGCAATCACCGGGACCAACGGAAAGAGCACCACCACCACCCTGGTCGGAGAGATCCTCAAGGGATGGGGGTGGAAGGTCTTCGTCGGGGGAAATTTGGGGACGCCGCTGTCGGAGGCGGTCACCGGAACGTGGGATTTCATCGTGGCGGAGCTGAGCTCTTTTCAATTGGAGACGATCCAAACCTTCCGGCCCCGGATCGCCGCCCTGTTGAACGTCACCCCCGATCACCTCGACCGGTATCCCGATTTTCAGTCGTACCAGGCGGCGAAGTGGCGGCTCTTCGAGAACCAATCGGAGGGGGATTATGCGGTCCTCAACCAAGATGATCCGGCCACGATGCCGCCGGCGCTGAAAGGCTCGGCCGTCTCTTTCAGCCGTCTCGCGATCCCGAAGCGGGGGGTCTATCTTCATTGGCGGGAGGGGGAGATCGTTTCCAACCTCTGGGGGGAGGCGGAGCCGATCGTTCGGGTGGAGTTCTTGAAGATCAAAGGATCTCACAATATCGAGAACGCGATGGCGGCGATCGCGGTCACCCTCCTCTGCGGCTGCTCGGCCGAGGGGATTCGACAGGCGCTGATGAACTTCAAGGGGCTTCCGCATCGGATGGAGCTGGTGCGGGAGGTGCGCGGGGTCAAATACATCAACGATTCGAAGGGGACGAACGTCGGGGCGGTGATCAAGTCGATCGAGGGGTTGGCCGTTCCGGTGATCCTGATCGCCGGAGGGAAGGACAAGGAGAGCGACTTCACCCCGATGAGGGAGTTGATTCTAAAGAAGGTGAAGCGGCTGATCTTGCTGGGAGAGGCGCAGGAAAAAATCGCCCGCTGTTTTTCGGATCATCCCGCCGTGGAACGGGTCGGGTCGATGGAGCAGGCGGTCGAGCGGGCCGCCGCCTCCGCGGCGGCGGGGGAAATCGTCCTTCTCTCCCCCGGCTGCGCGAGCTTTGACATGTTCCGGGACTACCGGCACCGGGGCGAGGTCTTCAGGCAAGCGGTGGAGGGACTGCCGTCGTGAGTGCAAAGAAGAGAACGGGCGTAGAAAATCATTCTCTGTTTGCCTCCATTCCGCAATCGGAAAGGAATCTGAAAGCGGCGCGGAGGCCCCGCGCCGCGGGCGACCGCCTTCTGCTGATGATCGCCCTCTTTTTGGGCATTGTCGGGCTGGTCATGATCTACAGCGCCAGCGGCATTTTGGCGGGAAAGAACTATCAAGATTCGGCCTTCTTCCTGAAGAGACAGTTCCTCTGGATGGGGATCGCCCTTTTCTCGTTTCTGATCGTTTCACGCATCCCGCTCGATCGCCTGCGGGAATGGGTCGCTCCGATGATGATTCTTATTTTTGCCCTGCTGATCGCGGTGCTCCTCCCGGGGATCGGGTCTGAAGTGAACGGCTCCCGCCGATGGATTCGCCTGGGGCCGGCCGCTTTTCAGCCTTCGGAGGCGGCCAAGCTCTTCACCGTGATCTATCTGAGCCACTATGTGGTGAAGAAGGGGGAAAAGATCCGGGATTTCTTCGAGGGGTTGGCGCCGGCATTGGTCGTCATCGGTCTGCAGATCGCCCTGATTTTGGTGGAGCCCGATCTCGGAATGAGCGTGATCATCCTCATTTTGGCTGCGCTCCTTCTCTTTTTAGGAGGGGTCTCGTTTACGCATTTGGCTTCGCTGGGGCTGCTGATGATCCCATTGGTTCTCTACTGGATCTTGAAGACCCCCTACCGACTCCAGCGGGTGATGTCGTATCTGAATCCCTGGAGTGATCCGTCGGCGAGCGGCTTTCAGATGATCCAATCGTACCTCGCGTTGGGAAGCGGCGGGATCTTCGGGAACGGATTGGGGGAGGGGCGGCAGAAGCTCTTCTTTCTTCCCGAGCCGCACACCGATTTTATCTTCGCCCTGATCGGGGAGGAACTGGGGTTGATCGGGACCCTCTCGCTCCTCCTTCTCTATGTCTTTCTTTTGTGGAAAGGAACCCGGATCGCCTGGTCGGTCGAAGATCCCTTCCACCGGATGCTGGCGATGGGAACAACCCTGATGATGACCCTGCCGGCGCTGATGAACATGGGGGTGGTGACCGGGCTGCTCCCGACCAAGGGATTGGCCCTCCCCTTCGTGAGCTATGGGGGCTCTTCTCTTCTGATGAACTGGCTGGCGATGGGGCTTCTCTACAATGTCTCCCGGAGCACCGCCCCTTATCGGGCGAGGGCCGGCGCGAGGGGACTTGCAGCGGAAGGGGGACGGGCATGAGGGTCGTGATCGCAGGGGGAGGAACCGGCGGCCATCTCTACCCGGGGATCGCCCTGGCGCAGACTTTTCAGAAGGCGGAGTCGAACGCCAAGGTTCTCTTTGTCGGAACCGCGCAGGGGATGGAGGCGAAGCTCCTTCCCGAAAAGGGATTCTCATTTGCCGCGATTTCGGCGAAGGGGTTCGTCGGAAAAGGGATCATGGGCCGGCTCAAATCCCTTCTCCTGGTGCCGGTGGGCTTGTTCCAGTCGATTTCGATCCTGAGGAATTTCTCTCCGCAGCTGGTCATCGGGATCGGCGGGTATGCCGCGGGGCCGGTCTTGTTGGCCGCGGTCTTGCTGAAGATCAAGCGGGTGATTTTGGAGCCGAACTTGGTGCCGGGACTCGCCAACAAATTGATTGCCCCCTGGGTCGATCTGGCGGTGATCGCCTTTGAGGAGACGCGCGCCTATCTTCGGACAAACCGCTTTCTGCGCGCCGGCGTTCCGGTCCGGCCGGAGATCGTCGAGGCGGGGGTCGGTAAGGGCGTATCGCAATACGCCCCTACAGATACAAAGACCCTCCTGATTCTGGGGGGGAGCCAGGGGGCGCAATCGATCAACCGGGCGATGGTCGCGGCCCTTCCTCATTTGGGGCAAGAAAAAGGATCGTTTCAGATCATCCATCAGACCGGCAAACGTGATTGGGAAGAGGTGAAGGAAGCTTACGAGCGCTCCGGACGCTCGGCCCGCGTCGAGCCGTTTATTCACGACATGGCGGCGGTCTATGCTGCGGCCGATCTTGTCGTCAGCCGCGCGGGGGCGGGAACCCTCTCGGAGTTGGGAGCGGTCGGGAAGCCGTCGCTTTTGGTCCCTTATCCGCTCGCCACCGGCCACCAGGAGAAGAATGCGGCGGCCTTTGTGTCGGCGGGGGCGGCTGAGATGATATTGGATCGGGATCTCGACGGGCGAAGGCTGGCCGAGCGGATTGTCTTTCTTCTCTCCGATCCCAAGCGGCTTTCCGAGATGGCCGGGGCGGCCCGGCGTCAAGGACATCCGCATTCGGCGGAAGAAATTGTGGAAGCCTGTTATCAACTGGTGGGGGCCGAGGGCTCGGGATCGCGCCATGTTTCGTAAAGTTCAACACATTCATTTCGTTGGGATCGGCGGGGTCGGGATGAGCGGGATCGCGGAGATTCTCCTCAACATGGGTTTTCGGGTCAGCGGATCGGACAGGGCGGCGTCGGAGCAGACCCGCCGGCTGGCGTCGATGGGGGGGACCATTCATGTGGGCCATGATCCCGGCAACATCGTCGGGGCGGAGGTCCTCGTCTACTCTTCGGCGGTCCGACCCGACAATGTCGAAATCGTCGCGGCGAAGCAGCAGAAGGTCCCTGTGATCCCCCGGGCCGAGATGCTGGCTGAGTTGATGCGGCTTCGATACGGAATCGCCGTGGCCGGCGCGCATGGAAAGACGACCACGACGACGATGGTCGCGACCGTTCTGGCCGAAGGGGGGCTCGATCCGACGGCGGTGATCGGGGGAAAGGTGAACAGCTTCGGCGGCCACGCGAAGAAGGGGGAGGGAGATTTTCTGGTGGCCGAGGCCGATGAGAGCGACGGCTCGTTTTTGAAGCTTTCGCCGACGGTGGCGGTGGTGACAACGATCGACCGGGAGCATCTTGATTACTACCGGACGTTCGAGGCGATCCAGGCGACGTTCCTCAGCTTCATCAACAAGATTCCGTTTTATGGACTGGCGATCCTTTGCGGCGACGATCGGGCGATCGCTGAACTGATCCCGCGGGTGGAGAAGCGCTATCTCACTTATGGCACCGCGTCCCATCTTGATCTGGTCGCGGAAGAGATGGCCTTCCGGCCCTGGAAGACGACCTTCCATGCGCGATTTCATGGGGAGTCGCTCGGCCGTTTCACCCTCCCGGTGCCGGGCCGACACAACGTGCTGAACGCCCTGGCCGCGATCGCGGTCGGATTGGAGCTGGAGATTCCGGTCGAGTCGATCCGAAAAGGATTGGAAGGATACCGGGGGGTCGAACGGCGCTTTCAACTGCAAGGGGAGAAAAACGGCGTCTGGGTCATCGACGATTACGGGCACCACCCGACCGAGATCCGGGCGACCCTGGCGGCGGCGAAGCGGGGATGGGGATGCGAGCTGGTCGTCCTCTTTCAGCCGCATCGGTACACCCGTACGCGAGATCTGTTGGATGACCTGGCGGGTTCGTTCGCCGACGCCGATCACCTGATCCTGACCGACATCTATGCCGCCGGCGAGCCGCCGATTCCGGGGATCGACGGGGAGCGGCTCTGCCAGGCGGTCGTAGCGAGCGGTCATCCCGATGTGATGTTTCTCCGCGACCGCGCCGAGATGCTCGCCGCGGTCGAAAAGAAGGCCAAGCCGGGGATGATGGTGATCACCCTCGGCGCCGGCGATATTTGGAAGCTGGGGAAAGCGTTTCTCTCCGGGTCGGAGGGAGTGAAGTAGGATGAGATTGATGCAAATGGAGCCGGAGAAAAAGGAGGGCCTACCGCTGAAAGAGGCCTTGAAAGATTACCCGGGGGAGGTCCGCTTCGACGAGCCGGTCGCGCCGTACACCTCGCTCAAGGTCGGCGGGCCGGCCGAGGCGATGGTTTTCCCGAGATCTTCGGCGGAGGTGGTTCTCCTGATGGAGCGGATCGGCCGGTATCGGCTCCCCTATTTTGTCCTAGGAGGGGGGAGCAACCTGATTGTGCGCGACGGCGGAATTCCGGGGGTGGTCGTTCACCTGAAACATTTAAGCCGGATCACCTTCCAGGAGCCCGATACCCTTCTTGCCGATGCGGGGGTCTCTTATCCGAAGCTCTCCACCGAGGCGATGGCGAAGGGTCTTTCCGGATTGGAGTTCGCCGCCGGGATTCCGGGGACCGTCGGCGGGGCGATCGCGATGAACGCCGGCATTCCGGGCGAAGAGACGGCATCGGTCTTGAGCTCCGTCACCCTTGTCGATGAAGAGGCAAGAGTGAAAACCCTTCCGAAAGAAGCGATTCAATTCGGTTATCGGACCGCGGCGCTTCCCAAGGGGATGGTGACCTCCGCCTCTTTCCGGTTGACGCCGGCCTCCCCCGAGGAGGTCGAGGAAAAATTGAAGCGGCTATTGAAGCGGCGGCGGGAGACCCAACCCCTCTCCTTCCCGAACGTCGGCTCGGTCTTCACGAACCCGCCGGGGGATTACGCCGGGAGGCTGGTTGAATCGGTGGGGCTGAAGGGGCGCCGAATCGGCGATGCGCAGATCTCCGAGCGGCACGGCAACTTCATTGTCAACCTCGGCCAGGCCAAGGCGGGCGACGTTCTGGCGCTCATCGGCGAGATGCAGATACGAGTCAAAGCGGAGCAGGGTATCGATCTTGAACTGGAAGCGAAAGTGGTAGGAAGGGAGTAGCGGTGGCGTTGGGGCCGTTTCTCGGAAAGCGGATCGGGGTCCTTATGGGCGGCATGTCGGCGGAGCGGGAGGTGTCGCTGAAGAGCGGGCGGGCGATCGCCGCTTCGCTCGATCGGCTTGGCTACACCGCCGTCCCGATCGATGTCGATTCCGAGGTGGCCCAGACCCTTCGGGCGAAGCGAATCGAGATTGCCTTCAACGCGCTGCATGGCCGGTACGGAGAAGACGGCGCGATTCAGGGGGTATTAGAGGTGATGCGGGTTCCTTACACCGGCTCCGGCATCCTGGCGAGCGCGCTCGGAATGGATAAGATCGCCTCGCACGATCTCTTCCAATCGCACGGGATTCCGGTTCCGCCGTTTCAGGTTTTGACGGAGGAAGCGCTCTCCGGGTTCCGCGCAGACGGCCTCTCGTTCGGGTTTCCCGTTGTTGTCAAGCCGGCGATGGAAGGCTCCAGCGTCGGGGTCACGATTGTCTCGGGGCCGGGGGAGATCGATTCCGCGCTGAAAGAGGCTTTTCAATATGGTCCCCGGATTTTGATCGAGAAGTATATCTCGGGGATGGAGGTCCAGGTCGGGATTTTGGGAAGCGAGGCGCTCGGGGCGATTGAGATCCGGCCGAAGACAAAATTCTATGACTATACCGCCAAGTACGTTCCCGGCATGTCGGAGCATCTCTTCCCGGCGCCGCTTCCGCCCGATGTTTATCAGAAAGTCCTCGACTGGGGGCTGAAAGCGCACCACGTATTAGGGTGCACCGGCTACAGCCGGGTCGATCTGCTGGTCGATGAGCGGAAGCGCCCTTATGTTCTGGAGGTCAACACCCTCCCGGGAATGACCGAAACAAGCCTCCTCCCGGAGATTGCCCGGGGGGTCGGGATCGATTTCGACGCGCTGGTCGAACGCATTTTAGAGACGGCAGGATTAGACAAGTAGGGGCGACGCGTGCGTCGCCCGTACAACCAATATGGATATTGTTTGAATGAAGGCACTTGCGATCCAGAGGAATAAAAGAAGAAGAGGTCGGCTCTCTTGGGCGCGGCTGATCACCTGGCTTCGGCCGACGCTCTGGGCCGTTCTCCTCGGTGGAAGTCTCTTCGCGCTTTATCTCGGCGGGCAGCGATTGACGGCCTCCCCTGCATTCCAAGTTCGGGAGATCCGGTGGACCGGCCTTCATCATCTAAAAGAGCCCGAGATGACGGCACGTTTTCGGTCGATCGTGGGACGGAGTCTCTTTCGCGTCGACATCGCCCAGATACAACGGGAGGTCCAGGCGAATCCATGGGTCAAGAAGGCGGTCGTCCGGAAGGAATTTCCCGATCGGCTGCACATT encodes the following:
- the murD gene encoding UDP-N-acetylmuramoyl-L-alanine--D-glutamate ligase, which codes for MTRNGVALKESFKGKRVTVVGMGASGMAAASLLVREGADVLVVDDRQKTVPSSLSHLSQGGEGLGTVHFRLGGRREEDLLSSECVVLSPGVPLKTLPLKELQARRIPIIGEIELASAFLSALSAPIIAITGTNGKSTTTTLVGEILKGWGWKVFVGGNLGTPLSEAVTGTWDFIVAELSSFQLETIQTFRPRIAALLNVTPDHLDRYPDFQSYQAAKWRLFENQSEGDYAVLNQDDPATMPPALKGSAVSFSRLAIPKRGVYLHWREGEIVSNLWGEAEPIVRVEFLKIKGSHNIENAMAAIAVTLLCGCSAEGIRQALMNFKGLPHRMELVREVRGVKYINDSKGTNVGAVIKSIEGLAVPVILIAGGKDKESDFTPMRELILKKVKRLILLGEAQEKIARCFSDHPAVERVGSMEQAVERAAASAAAGEIVLLSPGCASFDMFRDYRHRGEVFRQAVEGLPS
- the ftsW gene encoding putative lipid II flippase FtsW encodes the protein MSAKKRTGVENHSLFASIPQSERNLKAARRPRAAGDRLLLMIALFLGIVGLVMIYSASGILAGKNYQDSAFFLKRQFLWMGIALFSFLIVSRIPLDRLREWVAPMMILIFALLIAVLLPGIGSEVNGSRRWIRLGPAAFQPSEAAKLFTVIYLSHYVVKKGEKIRDFFEGLAPALVVIGLQIALILVEPDLGMSVIILILAALLLFLGGVSFTHLASLGLLMIPLVLYWILKTPYRLQRVMSYLNPWSDPSASGFQMIQSYLALGSGGIFGNGLGEGRQKLFFLPEPHTDFIFALIGEELGLIGTLSLLLLYVFLLWKGTRIAWSVEDPFHRMLAMGTTLMMTLPALMNMGVVTGLLPTKGLALPFVSYGGSSLLMNWLAMGLLYNVSRSTAPYRARAGARGLAAEGGRA
- the murG gene encoding undecaprenyldiphospho-muramoylpentapeptide beta-N-acetylglucosaminyltransferase produces the protein MRVVIAGGGTGGHLYPGIALAQTFQKAESNAKVLFVGTAQGMEAKLLPEKGFSFAAISAKGFVGKGIMGRLKSLLLVPVGLFQSISILRNFSPQLVIGIGGYAAGPVLLAAVLLKIKRVILEPNLVPGLANKLIAPWVDLAVIAFEETRAYLRTNRFLRAGVPVRPEIVEAGVGKGVSQYAPTDTKTLLILGGSQGAQSINRAMVAALPHLGQEKGSFQIIHQTGKRDWEEVKEAYERSGRSARVEPFIHDMAAVYAAADLVVSRAGAGTLSELGAVGKPSLLVPYPLATGHQEKNAAAFVSAGAAEMILDRDLDGRRLAERIVFLLSDPKRLSEMAGAARRQGHPHSAEEIVEACYQLVGAEGSGSRHVS
- the murC gene encoding UDP-N-acetylmuramate--L-alanine ligase, whose amino-acid sequence is MFRKVQHIHFVGIGGVGMSGIAEILLNMGFRVSGSDRAASEQTRRLASMGGTIHVGHDPGNIVGAEVLVYSSAVRPDNVEIVAAKQQKVPVIPRAEMLAELMRLRYGIAVAGAHGKTTTTTMVATVLAEGGLDPTAVIGGKVNSFGGHAKKGEGDFLVAEADESDGSFLKLSPTVAVVTTIDREHLDYYRTFEAIQATFLSFINKIPFYGLAILCGDDRAIAELIPRVEKRYLTYGTASHLDLVAEEMAFRPWKTTFHARFHGESLGRFTLPVPGRHNVLNALAAIAVGLELEIPVESIRKGLEGYRGVERRFQLQGEKNGVWVIDDYGHHPTEIRATLAAAKRGWGCELVVLFQPHRYTRTRDLLDDLAGSFADADHLILTDIYAAGEPPIPGIDGERLCQAVVASGHPDVMFLRDRAEMLAAVEKKAKPGMMVITLGAGDIWKLGKAFLSGSEGVK
- the murB gene encoding UDP-N-acetylmuramate dehydrogenase produces the protein MRLMQMEPEKKEGLPLKEALKDYPGEVRFDEPVAPYTSLKVGGPAEAMVFPRSSAEVVLLMERIGRYRLPYFVLGGGSNLIVRDGGIPGVVVHLKHLSRITFQEPDTLLADAGVSYPKLSTEAMAKGLSGLEFAAGIPGTVGGAIAMNAGIPGEETASVLSSVTLVDEEARVKTLPKEAIQFGYRTAALPKGMVTSASFRLTPASPEEVEEKLKRLLKRRRETQPLSFPNVGSVFTNPPGDYAGRLVESVGLKGRRIGDAQISERHGNFIVNLGQAKAGDVLALIGEMQIRVKAEQGIDLELEAKVVGRE
- a CDS encoding D-alanine--D-alanine ligase, producing MALGPFLGKRIGVLMGGMSAEREVSLKSGRAIAASLDRLGYTAVPIDVDSEVAQTLRAKRIEIAFNALHGRYGEDGAIQGVLEVMRVPYTGSGILASALGMDKIASHDLFQSHGIPVPPFQVLTEEALSGFRADGLSFGFPVVVKPAMEGSSVGVTIVSGPGEIDSALKEAFQYGPRILIEKYISGMEVQVGILGSEALGAIEIRPKTKFYDYTAKYVPGMSEHLFPAPLPPDVYQKVLDWGLKAHHVLGCTGYSRVDLLVDERKRPYVLEVNTLPGMTETSLLPEIARGVGIDFDALVERILETAGLDK